The sequence TTCGCGGCGCTGCACGGGTGGAATTACGGGGATGCATGCACGGTGAGCGCCGCGCCGCAGGCCGTGGTGTTGACGAGGTTGGTCATGCCGCCCAGCGTGACCGGTGTGGACGTGATGGTGCGGACATCGCTGCCGGGAACTCGGCGCCCGTCTGGCAGGGTCACGGTCACGTCCCCGGCGGCGAGGGCGTCAGTCCACGAGGGGCAGATCGCCTGCACGCCCGTGATGGTGCCCCGGATGGTCTCGCCGGAAGCCAGGGTCAGGAGGGCGGGCGTACTGAGGCTCAGGGTGGCGTCGCCCGGCGGGGGAGCCGCGGTGGCGGCGGGCGCGGCGCCGCCCGAATGGGCCATCAGCCACCACACGCCGGAGAGGAGCACGCTCAGGATCGCCCAGGCCGCCTGGTTGCGGAGGAACTTCATGGTTCAGGGTACGCGCCGGCGTGGTCTCGGTGGAGGTTCGGCGTGCGTGATGGGCCACTCGCTAGGTCTGTGAGGGCTGGACGCGGTTCACTGTCCCATCAGCCCGAAGCGGTATATGTGTGCCATGACCTTCACGAGGGCGGCCCTGGCGCTGCCATGCCTGCCCCTGCTGCTGCTGGCCTGTTCGGCCCCGACCACGCCAGTGCCGGTCGTGGTCTGCCCCCAGTCCGTGTCTACGGGCCTGTCGGCTTCCAGCCTGCAGACCCCCGGCGCGCTGTCGTCGTTGGGGGTGGCCCAGGCGGTGGCGGCCGCCTCGCCCGTGGCGGCGAACTGGTCGGCACCGCATGTGGCAGGGCGGGTGCTGGTCACGACAGGTGCTGGTTCGGGCGCGCCGTCCCTGAGGGCACAGTCTCTCGAGGCGTTGGGGGCCGTGTCGGTGCAGACGGTCATGCCGGGCCTGCTGCGTGTGGCGACGCCAACCGGACAGTCCGATCAGGTGTTCGCGGCGGGCCTGAGGGCAGCGGGCCTGCATGTGCAGCCGGATTACCTGTACCGGGCCCTGGCCACGCCGGATGATCCCGGGGCACCCGGCAACAAGGGCATTACGGTCGCGACCGCGCAGGGCACCAAGACCATGAACCAGACGTACTTGACCCGGATCGCCGCTCCGCAGGCCTGGGCGTTCCTGAGGGCCTGCGGCAAGACCCCGGCTGCCGCGTCGACCGCCATGCTGGATACGGCGGTCGACACCACGCACCCGGAATTGCAGGGCCGGATCGTCAACCAGATGTCCTACCTGCCCTCCACCTTCACCCAGACACAGGATCACGGCACGGCGACCACCGGTGTGCTCGGGGCGACCACGAACAACGGCGCCGGATTGGCGGGCCTCACGTGGAGCGGGCCGGTGGTGTCGGTGGAGGTGCTGGGAGCCGAGGGCACGTCTACCTCAGCGGTCGCGCAGGGCGTGAACTACGCCGTGCAGAAGGGCGCGAAGGTCATCAACATGAGCCTGGGAGCGGCCGGGATCACCTCCGACTCGGTGCTCGACGCGGCCCTGACGGCCGCTGCGAATTCCGCCGTGCTGGTCGCGGCGGCGGGGAACACGCCGGGGGACGGCGTGTATTACCCGGCCAGTCACCCGGATGTGATCGCGGTCGGCGCTGTGGGCGTCAAGGACTCGGTGCTGGCGTGCTACAGCGCGCGGCCGTCGGCCAAGCTGCCGCGCAAGTTGGACATCGTCGCTCCGGGCGGCG comes from Deinococcus sp. KSM4-11 and encodes:
- a CDS encoding S8 family serine peptidase; the encoded protein is MTFTRAALALPCLPLLLLACSAPTTPVPVVVCPQSVSTGLSASSLQTPGALSSLGVAQAVAAASPVAANWSAPHVAGRVLVTTGAGSGAPSLRAQSLEALGAVSVQTVMPGLLRVATPTGQSDQVFAAGLRAAGLHVQPDYLYRALATPDDPGAPGNKGITVATAQGTKTMNQTYLTRIAAPQAWAFLRACGKTPAAASTAMLDTAVDTTHPELQGRIVNQMSYLPSTFTQTQDHGTATTGVLGATTNNGAGLAGLTWSGPVVSVEVLGAEGTSTSAVAQGVNYAVQKGAKVINMSLGAAGITSDSVLDAALTAAANSAVLVAAAGNTPGDGVYYPASHPDVIAVGAVGVKDSVLACYSARPSAKLPRKLDIVAPGGASYGTCAGTVATDDLLLLAPGGGYALEAGTSFSAPLVSGVAALMRAANPALTAAQTKTLLLGSVNSAGGLPLLDANAAVQAATH